Proteins co-encoded in one Aquincola tertiaricarbonis genomic window:
- a CDS encoding glucan biosynthesis protein, producing MQRRTLLGAAGAAALSMLSPAARAAGLKPLGSAQAFDYAWLKGAARQLASAPYQPHGAALPADVAALNWDQYQAIQFKADHALWADEQLRFQVKLFHLGLFFKRPVRMFEVRGGRAQELAYDPAMFDYGKSGLDGSRQPPNLGFAGFRLNFDTNFKLDMAAFLGASYFRAVGASKQYGLSARGLAIDTALGRPEEFPDFTDFYLERPDPASGTVVVYAMLDSPSVAGAYRFAIAPGDTTVMDVDAALYPRKSIERLGIAPCTSMYQAGENDRRMANDWRPEIHDSDGLAMHTGGGEWIWRPLTNPRTLAFNAFADQQPRGFGLLQRDRDFNHYQDDGVFYDRRPSLWVEPKGDWGAGSVQLTEIPTVDETFDNIVAFWNPAQPLVPGREALFAYRLHWGAEPPVQPPLARCVATRTGLGGVVGQPRPYWSWRFAIDFAGGELARLPAGAKVEPVISVSRGKVEITSARPLDAINGYRAMFDLVPPDGSTEQITLRLYLRSGDRALTETWLYQLQPPPAAERAVG from the coding sequence ATGCAACGCAGGACCCTGCTCGGCGCCGCGGGCGCCGCCGCGCTTTCTATGCTCTCGCCCGCCGCACGCGCCGCGGGCCTCAAGCCCCTGGGCAGCGCCCAGGCCTTCGACTACGCCTGGCTCAAAGGCGCGGCAAGGCAGCTGGCCAGCGCGCCCTACCAGCCGCACGGCGCGGCCCTGCCCGCCGACGTGGCTGCGCTGAACTGGGACCAGTACCAGGCCATCCAGTTCAAGGCCGACCATGCGCTGTGGGCCGACGAGCAGCTGCGCTTCCAGGTCAAGCTGTTCCACCTGGGCCTGTTCTTCAAGCGCCCGGTGCGCATGTTCGAAGTACGCGGCGGCCGCGCCCAGGAGCTGGCCTACGACCCGGCGATGTTCGACTACGGCAAGAGCGGGCTGGACGGCAGCCGCCAGCCGCCCAACCTGGGCTTCGCCGGCTTTCGCCTGAACTTCGACACCAACTTCAAGCTGGACATGGCCGCGTTCCTGGGCGCCAGCTACTTCCGCGCGGTGGGCGCCAGCAAGCAGTACGGCCTGTCGGCGCGCGGCCTGGCCATCGACACCGCGCTGGGCCGGCCCGAGGAGTTTCCGGACTTCACCGACTTCTACCTGGAGCGGCCCGACCCGGCGTCGGGCACCGTCGTGGTCTACGCGATGCTGGATTCGCCCAGCGTGGCCGGCGCCTACCGCTTTGCCATCGCGCCGGGCGACACCACGGTGATGGACGTGGACGCCGCCTTGTACCCCCGCAAGTCGATCGAGCGATTGGGCATCGCGCCCTGCACCAGCATGTACCAGGCGGGCGAAAACGACCGCCGCATGGCCAACGACTGGCGGCCGGAGATCCACGACTCCGACGGCCTGGCGATGCACACCGGCGGCGGCGAATGGATCTGGCGACCGCTGACCAACCCACGCACGCTGGCCTTCAACGCCTTTGCCGACCAGCAGCCGCGCGGCTTCGGCCTGCTGCAGCGCGACCGCGACTTCAACCACTACCAGGACGACGGTGTGTTCTACGACCGCCGGCCCAGCCTGTGGGTGGAACCCAAGGGCGACTGGGGCGCGGGCTCGGTGCAGCTGACCGAGATCCCCACGGTGGACGAGACCTTCGACAACATCGTCGCCTTCTGGAACCCCGCGCAGCCGCTGGTGCCGGGGCGTGAGGCCTTGTTCGCCTACCGGTTGCACTGGGGCGCCGAGCCGCCGGTGCAGCCGCCGCTGGCCCGCTGCGTGGCCACCCGCACCGGCCTGGGTGGCGTGGTGGGCCAGCCGCGCCCGTATTGGTCGTGGCGCTTCGCCATCGACTTCGCGGGCGGCGAACTGGCGCGCCTGCCGGCCGGCGCCAAGGTGGAGCCGGTGATCAGCGTCAGCCGCGGCAAGGTGGAGATCACCTCGGCGCGGCCGCTGGACGCCATCAACGGCTACCGCGCGATGTTCGACCTGGTACCGCCCGATGGCAGCACCGAGCAGATCACGCTGCGCCTGTACCTGCGCAGCGGCGACCGGGCACTGACCGAGACCTGGCTGTACCAGCTGCAGCCGCCGCCCGCGGCGGAGCGGGCAGTCGGCTGA
- a CDS encoding glucan biosynthesis protein, with the protein MDDQHTTRLDRRHFITAAGSALGLAALGLPAQAQPAAAAGLRLGPRKPFSFEALVARAEAMSRQAPTALVNLPREVLERIDYEAHGKLRFDTDSALFKDGPGPFPVTFFHMGRFFQTPVHMHVLDKQGEAFGAREILYSPRYFDMPADSPARELPEGAGFAGFRFQESRLGDQKKLDWKSNDWVAFLGASYFRAIGELYQYGLSARGVAINPAVPGQDEEFPSFTHFWFEPPAEGSTSVTVHALLEGPSITGAYRFVMKREAAVLMDVDARLFLRKDVARLGLAPLTSMYWYSETVKPTAIDWRPEVHDSDGLTMWNGAGERIWRPLNNPNATTASAFADNNPRGFGLWQRDRNFDHYLDGVMYDRRPGLWVEPLDGGWGEGDVQLIEIPTDDEIHDNTVAMWVPRQAAKAGSRYSLRYRLHWTDKEPYPTPLAFCTGTRLGRGGQPGQPRPAGVRKFMVEFTGGPLKDLPFGVKPEAVLSAASGKFSYVFTEAVPDGVPGHWRAQFDFTAEGTQPVDIRLYLRNGDQTLSETWLYQYRPF; encoded by the coding sequence ATGGACGACCAGCACACCACCCGCCTCGACCGACGCCACTTCATCACCGCCGCCGGCAGTGCGCTGGGCCTGGCCGCGCTGGGCCTGCCAGCGCAGGCGCAGCCGGCCGCCGCCGCCGGGCTGCGCCTGGGGCCGCGCAAGCCGTTTTCGTTCGAGGCGCTGGTGGCGCGGGCCGAAGCCATGTCGCGCCAGGCGCCCACGGCGCTGGTGAACCTGCCGCGCGAGGTGCTGGAGCGCATCGACTACGAAGCGCACGGCAAGCTGCGCTTCGACACCGACAGCGCGTTGTTCAAGGACGGCCCCGGCCCCTTCCCGGTGACCTTCTTCCACATGGGACGCTTCTTCCAGACGCCGGTGCACATGCACGTGCTGGACAAACAGGGCGAAGCCTTCGGCGCGCGCGAGATCTTGTACTCGCCGCGCTACTTCGACATGCCGGCCGACAGCCCCGCCCGCGAGCTGCCCGAAGGCGCAGGCTTCGCCGGCTTCCGCTTCCAGGAAAGCCGGCTGGGCGACCAGAAAAAGCTCGACTGGAAGAGCAACGACTGGGTGGCCTTCCTGGGCGCCAGCTACTTCCGCGCCATCGGCGAGCTGTACCAGTACGGCCTGTCGGCGCGCGGCGTGGCCATCAACCCGGCGGTGCCGGGGCAGGACGAGGAATTCCCGTCCTTCACCCATTTCTGGTTCGAGCCGCCGGCCGAGGGCAGCACCAGCGTCACCGTGCATGCGCTGCTGGAAGGCCCCAGCATCACCGGCGCCTACCGCTTCGTGATGAAGCGCGAGGCCGCGGTGCTGATGGACGTGGACGCGCGCCTTTTCCTGCGCAAGGACGTGGCGCGGCTGGGGCTGGCGCCGCTCACGTCGATGTACTGGTACTCCGAGACGGTCAAGCCCACCGCCATCGACTGGCGGCCCGAGGTGCATGATTCCGACGGCCTGACGATGTGGAACGGCGCCGGCGAGCGCATCTGGCGGCCGCTGAACAACCCGAATGCCACCACGGCGTCGGCCTTCGCCGACAACAACCCGCGCGGCTTCGGCCTCTGGCAGCGCGACCGCAACTTCGACCATTACCTGGACGGCGTGATGTACGACCGCCGCCCCGGCCTCTGGGTGGAGCCGCTGGACGGCGGCTGGGGCGAAGGCGACGTGCAGCTGATCGAGATCCCGACCGACGACGAGATCCACGACAACACCGTGGCCATGTGGGTGCCGCGCCAGGCCGCCAAAGCCGGCAGCCGCTACAGCCTGCGCTACCGCCTGCACTGGACCGACAAGGAGCCCTACCCCACGCCGCTGGCCTTTTGCACTGGCACGCGGCTGGGCCGCGGCGGCCAGCCGGGCCAGCCGCGGCCGGCCGGCGTGCGCAAGTTCATGGTCGAGTTCACCGGCGGCCCGCTGAAGGACCTGCCCTTCGGCGTCAAGCCCGAGGCGGTGCTCAGCGCCGCCAGCGGCAAGTTCTCGTACGTGTTCACCGAGGCGGTGCCCGACGGCGTGCCCGGCCACTGGCGCGCACAGTTCGACTTCACCGCCGAAGGCACGCAGCCGGTGGACATCCGCCTGTACCTGCGCAACGGCGACCAGACGCTGTCGGAGACCTGGCTCTACCAGTACCGACCCTTCTGA